From a single Ornithorhynchus anatinus isolate Pmale09 chromosome 15, mOrnAna1.pri.v4, whole genome shotgun sequence genomic region:
- the LOC103170848 gene encoding claudin-2-like — translation MAYTFREICVPVLALIFGGAGFIICNVITNSMFWRVWHYDNTNISTIWLGLWNFCYQPRDPSNPTAILDKVCIRMSLTWEFPGEISLSQDLMSLATVLEGVGLLFTFVGFLCTLKEEPCSEFYHCFQIGGTFLTVGCLIVIGTLSWNFYLDSVSRPLSYPREFPLQDQPEDRDIGPALPLGSVSSLFGLQSGALLITHGCSVRAVSEMSSVQV, via the coding sequence ATGGCTTATACCTTCAGAGAGATTTGCGTCCCCGTACTGGCTCTAATTTTCGGTGGCGCAGGATTCATCATCTGCAATGTCATTACCAACTCCATGTTTTGGAGGGTTTGGCATTATGACAACACGAACATTTCAACCATTTGGTTGGGCCTTTGGAACTTCTGCTATCAGCCCAGAGATCCTTCAAACCCTACCGCCATCTTAGATAAGGTCTGCATCAGAATGAGCTTAACCTGGGAATTCCCCGGAGAAATATCTCTGAGTCAGGACCTAATGTCTTTGGCCACGGTCCTAGAAGGAGTTGGTCTTTTATTTACCTTTGTGGGATTCCTGTGCACGCTGAAGGAGGAGCCTTGTTCAGAGTTCTACCATTGTTTCCAAATTGGTGGAACCTTTCTCACTGTTGGGTGCCTCATTGTCATAGGCACCTTGTCTTGGAATTTCTATCTAGACTCAGTCAGCAGACCCCTAAGCTATCCTCGTGAATTTCCGCTTCAGGACCAACCAGAAGATAGAGACATTGGGCCTGCTCTTCCTTTAGGATCGGTATCTTCCCTCTTTGGGCTTCAGAGCGGGGCCCTTTTAATCACTCACGGATGTAGCGTGAGAGCAGTCAGTGAAATGTCTTCTGTGCAAGTTTGA
- the CLDN34 gene encoding claudin-34, which yields MTSLISSANLQLAGFAFATVGWIFSTLTMGLVQWRVWYISNTTIISSGIAWVGIWKVCFYSHSKFSSNGRGEFCHFFRPGDGFLPLEIPVAQTLFIFAGVLGAVGKVSTIVALKSIYMGVLRKSHILRYFLVGGISYVIAGTCVLIAVSWNLYSTVQGHTISFPPSFYLPSKPDTQGMGAAIPVGFISAGLMVVSGAFLVSYKFPVIADTVTCSEITE from the coding sequence ATGACCTCGCTCATCAGTAGCGCTAACCTCCAGCTGGCTGGCTTTGCTTTCGCCACAGTTGGCTGGATCTTTTCCACACTGACCATGGGTCTGGTGCAGTGGAGAGTGTGGTATATAAGCAATACCACCATCATCTCCTCTGGCATTGCCTGGGTGGGCATCTGGAAAGTCTGCTTTTATAGCCACAGCAAATTCTCTAGTAATGGAAGAGGGGAATTCTGCCATTTCTTCCGGCCCGGCGACGGCTTTCTCCCCTTGGAAATTCCAGTCGCTCAGACCCTGTTCATCTTCGCTGGAGTCCTCGGAGCTGTGGGGAAAGTTTCCACTATCGTGGCCCTAAAAAGTATTTATATGGGAGTTCTTCGTAAATCTCACATCTTGCGTTACTTTCTGGTAGGAGGCATCTCCTATGTCATTGCTGGCACTTGTGTCTTAATTGCTGTCAGCTGGAATTTATATTCCACAGTACAAGGCCATActatctcttttcctccttctttctacCTGCCCTCCAAACCTGATACCCAGGGGATGGGGGCTGCTATTCCTGTGGGGTTTATTTCTGCTGGCCTTATGGTGGTCAGTGGAGCCTTTCTGGTCTCGTACAAATTCCCAGTGATAGCAGATACAGTAACCTGTTCTGAAATCACAGAATGA